One window from the genome of Vanessa tameamea isolate UH-Manoa-2023 chromosome 13, ilVanTame1 primary haplotype, whole genome shotgun sequence encodes:
- the LOC113397827 gene encoding dnaJ homolog subfamily C member 28, translating into MNKSMFPIICSKPICFQPRCINIKTLNTLKTKTQKKIEESYKVLDIPQNSSQDVVKQAFFELAKKYHPDSNSPDADIEKFVVIENAFRVISKHNTGSAKSDEIEKMVFDIRHTAPQHRQYLSFDGVGHGTPFQREKQWTQERAQRAANNVMEHRIAKAVASENTLMKKGSTKKHDIKTKYGFDRLVEDLIQESMSKGEFENLSGKGKPLKDQNRNPYVDFTTHKLNEVLINNGITPEWITMSKEIEQDIEALREEIKKDRMYLGPYPLNDADTAKWQRIYESNKLLAKSINNKINTYNLIVPLINKQKFHVEFDKICNDILENGTHSINKGHVEDQKMMPSILGQESDDILGVFFKAFSDLLFSKGNEKKKVDN; encoded by the exons atgaataaatctaTGTTTCCGATTATATGTTCCAAACCTATATGTTTTCAGCCTCgctgtataaacataaaaactttaaacacTTTAAAGACTAAAACCCAAAAAAAGATCGAG GAGAGCTACAAAGTTTTAGATATCCCTCAAAACTCAAGTCAAGATGTAGTGAAGCAAGCATTTTTCGAACTTGCAAAAAAATACCACCCAGATTCAAATTCGCCTGATGCAGATATTGAAAAGTTTGTTGTAATTGAAAATGCTTTTAGAGTTATTTCAAAGCACAACACTGGGTCTGCAAAATCGgatgaaatagaaaaaatggtCTTTGATATCAGA CATACAGCACCACAGCACCGTCAGTATCTAAGCTTCGATGGAGTAGGTCATGGTACACCCTTTCAAAGAGAAAAGCAATGGACTCAAGAAAGAGCCCAAAGAGCCGCAAACAATGTTATGGAGCATAGAATAGCTAAAGCAGTAGCATCCGAAAACACCCTCATGAAGAAGGGATCTACGAAAAAACATGATATTAAAACCAAATATGGGTTTGATAGACTTGTAGAGGATCTTATACAAGAGTCAATGTCTAAAGGGGAGTTTGAGAATTTAAGTGGAAAAGGGAAACCTTTGAAGGACCAAAATCGAAATCCCTATGTTGACTTTACTACCCATAAACTGAATGAG gttttaataaacaatggaATAACACCAGAGTGGATAACAATGAGCAAGGAAATAGAACAAGACATTGAAGCACTAAGAGAAGAAATTAAAAAGGACCGAATGTACTTAGGACCATATCCTCTAAATGACGCAGACACTGCAAAGTGGCAAAGAATAtatgaaagtaataaattattagcaaagtctattaataataaaataaatacatataatctcATTGTAccacttataaataaacaaaagtttcaTGTTGAGTTTGATAAAATTTGCAATGATATTCTTGAGAATGGTACACATTCAATCAATAAAGGACATGTTGAGGACCAAAAGATGATGCCAAGTATTTTGGGACAAGAGAGTGATGACATTCTTGGAGTGTTTTTTAAAGCTTTCAGTGATTTACTTTTTTCTAAAGGAAATGAAAAAAAGAAGGTTGATAACTGA